AAATTTAAATGTACTTTCTTGGTTGCATTCAAACTCACAAAAATCTAGGCTTTTAATCGTTTAAAAAATGCAATTCAAGTTAAAATTGAATTGCATTTTTTTATTGGATGAGGAATCCACGGCAATAGTGCGGGATGAATATATCATCGGAGCAAAAAGCGTAGTCGCCTCATCCAACTTTTGAAAAAAAGTTTATGGGATAGTAATAGCTTACTTTAATTTTTAATCAATTAAATTAACTAATTCTAATGAACGTTTTAAAATCTTCGCCATTTGAGCACGTGTTAAATTACTCTGTGGGTTTAAATAACCATTAGACCCCGTCATAATATCTAGTGCTTGCAATTCTGATACTGCTTGCTTTGAGTAGTCAAATACTTTATCAGCATCTTTGTACGATAAAGCATTTTCATCAACTGTTACTTTATAGCCTTTATATTCAAGCATACGTAATATCATTGCAGCTGCTTGCTGACGTGTAATATTTGCTGTTGGATTAAATGTTGTGGCATTTACACCTGTTACAATACCGGCCTCTACAAGTGCTTGTACTTCATTTTCATACCACTGACCTTTAACATCCTTAAACGCAGTTGCTTTTGCTGATTGAATATTTAAAGCTCGAGCTATCATCACTGCAAATTGTGCACGTGTAATATTTTTATTTGGACTAAATGTTGTTGCTGTTGTACCTGTTGTAATCCCAGCAGCATATAAAGCCAAAATTTCATCCTTACTGAATACATTATCGATATCTGTAAAAGGATTTTTGATCGTATTATTAGGGTTGTTAGAGTTATTAGGGTTATTAGAGTTATTTGTTTCTTCCTCTAAAGCTGGCACATTAAACGTAAAGAATAATGTGTACGCACCATAACCTAAACTACCTGAATCGATAAATATTTTCGTAACGCCATTGCTATCTTGAACTAATGGTAAACGGACAACACGTACTTGATCCATTTTCTCACCAGTAGAACTAACTACTTCAATATTTTGTTGCTTACCATTTCCATCAATATAAGCAAGTGTTTCAAAACCATAAGCTTTACCGATTAGTGTCATTTCAATGTAACGTTTACCGTCAATCGTTACTAATTCAGCTTTTGTGAAGTATGGTGCTAAGTAGTTTGTAATAAAGTCAGCCATATTGCCGTTTGGATCAGCCTCCATTTTATACGTAATTGACTGACGTGTATTCTTTTCAATTGTATTTGTCGTCGTTGCTGTTACATTTGAAGAAATTGTCTTATCCGTCGTTACAGCTTCAAAAACAAGATTATCCAGTGTATCTGCTTCAAATGAAAGTGTTGTTGTTTTTGCAATTGCAACCGGTACTAATGAAGCTACTTTATTTGACCATTTCGCAATTTCTTTACCATTCTGTTTAACAATAAAATTTTGTAAGTTATTTTCAATATTTATTGAAAGCGTAACTTTATATTTGTTATTTTCAAATACTGTTTTTGCTTTTTGTAGGAATACAGCTATCTCTTTTGCATTGTTAGCAAATTCAAATTTAACTATTCCCTCTTGACTAAAGTTCACTGTAGTACCTGTGTTTGTGTTAGTTCCGTTATTAGTAGTACTTCCATTTGTGGAATTACCATTTGACGAACCACTATTCGTTGAACCGCCTGTATTTGGGAATGTCGTACTATCATTGATCTTAGAAAGTGACGATTCATCAAATTTCAAAAGAACATTATAGTCATGATGATAGTTAAGATCTGCAATATCTACTTTTACCCACGCATTTTGAATCGCAGTTAGACTTGATACTGTAAACTGCACTACTCGTACATCATTTGAATCGCTAATCGTACTAGGTGTTGCACCATTCACTGTAAATCCAGTAATCCATGAACTATTTTTTAATGTTAATTGAACTTGATAAGAAGAACCATTTTTCACTACATATGCTTGATTATCTACATATGTGTTCATAATAGAACTACCAGTACCTGATTCATTTAAAAACGTAAAGTTTACTGTATACAGCCCATTAGTTGATTGTTCATTGTTTTCAGTGTTAGAATTGTTATTGCCACCGGTATTTGAATTATTATTGTTCTCCCCAGAACCTGATTCACTGCCGTTGGTATTTCCTTCTGAACTATTATCCTCTTGTTTAGCAATTTCACCTGTTAATAGTACTTTTTCAACTGTCGTACTCATAGCCGAAGCGGTACCATTTCGCTCAGTTGTTAACGTGAACGTTAAATTTTCTAATGAAGCCACTGTAAATTTAATTACACTTTTCGTGCTACCTGCTGTCCATTCTGCAACTGTATTATTTCCTTGTTTTACAGAAAAGCCCTTCGTCGTATCATTTACAGCTAAATTCATTGTTACAGCTATTTTATTGTCTGCTGTTCTTGTTGCATATGCTTGTCCTAAAAGGGATGCGATTATTGTATGAGCTGGTGCACCAGAGCTGACAGGCGTCAGTCCAAACTCAATCACTTGATTGTTCGAGTTGAAATGCTCAGGTAAATAAACACTTGTTTCTTTTGCCGGTTTAAAATCAAATGTAAACGGCGTTGCTGGATATCTGTCACCAGACATAATGACTGTAGCTTTTAAATCAGCATCTAATTTTACTTTTATGACACGTACTAATGAATTTCCTTCTCCTTCAGAGCTTACGATTTGTACGTCTTCTCCGTTTTCACTGCCTACTTTGAGCGTCGTAAATGCATATGTGTGACCTGTTAGTTTAATATATGCGTATTTTTCTAAACCATCAGTAGCTAAATCAGCATAGTTAATATAGCTTTTAAAATACGTATCATATGTTTTATTATTTGTTAAAAATGTGAAAGGAACGTTCTTTGTGATAACTTCTCCTGGGTTATCTCCTGGTTGTTCTGGTTGTTCTGGTTGTCCTGGTTGTTCCGGTGCTTCTTCACACACACGGTTAGTCTCCGAAACATCGGCAACTTTTAAATACACAATATAGTCATGGTCATAATTTATCATCGGAATGTAAACATCAACCCATGCTTTTATTGCTTGCTCATATTGATCAAATACGAATGTGTAAATATCGTTACCATTAGTGTCTGTAGTTTTTTCAATAGCTGCTTTTAATTCCCCACCTGATTCAACTTTAAAATCCTGATACCATGTTGTATATGCTTGTGGCACAGTAATGTCTATTGTATATAGACCATTATTGTGTTTAACAGTAGCTTCCTTTTGAACATAGCTATTCATCATTGAATCTGCTGTTTGTTGTTCGTTGAGAATTTTGATATTTGCTGAATAGTTAACTGCGCAACTAGGTACGGTATTCTCTTCCGCCTTTACTTCCATTCCAAAGCCCGGTAATATTGCACCTAACATCAGCGCTACCATAGCTACATATTGCAAAAATTTCTTCAATACACTGACCTCCTGAATTTTTAAAAATATTTTGACCTATCCTGTGCGTTTCTACCTCCTTTATATTAAAAGATTTTCTAGTACTATCCCTTAACTTGAATAATTCTCATTGTCAATTAAAGTTCATGAAAACATCTATTGATTCCACTGATGTTTTAAAGTAAACAATCACTTTTAATTGATTATGATTCTCATTCTCACTCATTATAACTCACATACTATTATTGTCAAGAAAGCGAAGATATGTTACGAGATATTATTTTTGTTAATATACCTAAAAAATAAGGCTATAGGTAAATAAAAGAATTAATCACAATTTAACTTAATAAATCTACGAAATTAATAATATGATATGTCTAAAAAATCCACCTAAATCTTTACTGGCATCATATACGTACCAACAATTTCATGCGTTTGAATAATCACTTCAACACCATACACTTCCTTCATACGTTCCGCTGTTACTGTTTCTTTAGGTGATCCCTCACATAAAATTTTACCTTCCTTCATCAAAATTATATGATCACTATATTTTATTGCTTGATTAATATCATGCAACACCATCACAATTGTTAAAGAATTTTCTTTGTTTAATTTCTTCACTAACTCCATTAATTCGATTTGATAAAAAATATCTAAATATGTTGTTGGCTCATCTAAACAAAGAATGGATGATTTTTGAGCAAGTGCCATGGCAATCCAAACACGCTGTCGTTCACCACCTGATAATGCATCCAAGTTACATGTACGTTTCTGTGTTAAATTCGTTGCTGCCAGTGCCCAGTTTACTGCCTCCTCATCTTCTTCAACATTTTTTTTCATCAATTGTTGATGAGGTACCCGTCCATAAGCAACTAGTTTTTCAATCGTAATATCTTGTGGCACTATGTTTTGTTGATAAACAATTGCAAGTTTTTTCGCAAATTCCTTTGCCTTGTATGCCATTATATCTTTCTGTTCTAACGTTACTGAGCCTTGTTGTGGCATATTATTACGGGAAATGACACTTAGTAATGTGGATTTCCCACAACCATTTGGGCCAATAATCGTCGTGATTTTCCCTTTTTCAATAGTTGTCGTAATTCCATCTAAATGATTTTTCCTCTGATCATAAGATAGTTTAATTTGTGAAACTTTCAATGCACTCACCTCTCTTTACTTATCTTTTCGAATTAAGAAGATTAGGAATGGCCCACCGATTATCGCCATTATTGTTGAAGCTGGAATTTCTAACGGTGCAACTAATATTCTGCCTAGCGTATCAGCAGTCAAAATCAGTAAGGCACCTGCTAATGCTGAGAATGGAATTAGCCAT
The genomic region above belongs to Lysinibacillus sp. FSL W8-0992 and contains:
- a CDS encoding NEAT domain-containing protein, with the translated sequence MKKFLQYVAMVALMLGAILPGFGMEVKAEENTVPSCAVNYSANIKILNEQQTADSMMNSYVQKEATVKHNNGLYTIDITVPQAYTTWYQDFKVESGGELKAAIEKTTDTNGNDIYTFVFDQYEQAIKAWVDVYIPMINYDHDYIVYLKVADVSETNRVCEEAPEQPGQPEQPEQPGDNPGEVITKNVPFTFLTNNKTYDTYFKSYINYADLATDGLEKYAYIKLTGHTYAFTTLKVGSENGEDVQIVSSEGEGNSLVRVIKVKLDADLKATVIMSGDRYPATPFTFDFKPAKETSVYLPEHFNSNNQVIEFGLTPVSSGAPAHTIIASLLGQAYATRTADNKIAVTMNLAVNDTTKGFSVKQGNNTVAEWTAGSTKSVIKFTVASLENLTFTLTTERNGTASAMSTTVEKVLLTGEIAKQEDNSSEGNTNGSESGSGENNNNSNTGGNNNSNTENNEQSTNGLYTVNFTFLNESGTGSSIMNTYVDNQAYVVKNGSSYQVQLTLKNSSWITGFTVNGATPSTISDSNDVRVVQFTVSSLTAIQNAWVKVDIADLNYHHDYNVLLKFDESSLSKINDSTTFPNTGGSTNSGSSNGNSTNGSTTNNGTNTNTGTTVNFSQEGIVKFEFANNAKEIAVFLQKAKTVFENNKYKVTLSINIENNLQNFIVKQNGKEIAKWSNKVASLVPVAIAKTTTLSFEADTLDNLVFEAVTTDKTISSNVTATTTNTIEKNTRQSITYKMEADPNGNMADFITNYLAPYFTKAELVTIDGKRYIEMTLIGKAYGFETLAYIDGNGKQQNIEVVSSTGEKMDQVRVVRLPLVQDSNGVTKIFIDSGSLGYGAYTLFFTFNVPALEEETNNSNNPNNSNNPNNTIKNPFTDIDNVFSKDEILALYAAGITTGTTATTFSPNKNITRAQFAVMIARALNIQSAKATAFKDVKGQWYENEVQALVEAGIVTGVNATTFNPTANITRQQAAAMILRMLEYKGYKVTVDENALSYKDADKVFDYSKQAVSELQALDIMTGSNGYLNPQSNLTRAQMAKILKRSLELVNLID
- a CDS encoding ABC transporter ATP-binding protein is translated as MKVSQIKLSYDQRKNHLDGITTTIEKGKITTIIGPNGCGKSTLLSVISRNNMPQQGSVTLEQKDIMAYKAKEFAKKLAIVYQQNIVPQDITIEKLVAYGRVPHQQLMKKNVEEDEEAVNWALAATNLTQKRTCNLDALSGGERQRVWIAMALAQKSSILCLDEPTTYLDIFYQIELMELVKKLNKENSLTIVMVLHDINQAIKYSDHIILMKEGKILCEGSPKETVTAERMKEVYGVEVIIQTHEIVGTYMMPVKI